From Bacteroidota bacterium:
AACGCCGGGGCTTTGGCGCACACCAGCTACGCCCTGCGTGATGCGATCGCGGCGGCAACGTTTCCCGTAATAGAGGTGCATCTGTCGAACATCTACGCGCGGGAGCCCTTTCGGCATCGGTCCGTGCTCGCCCCCGTGTGCGCCGGCCTGATAGCCGGCCTGGGCCCGTGGAGCTATTACCTGGCCGTCTTGTACCTGACCCGAGCGCGCTCCTGATGGCCGCCCCGTCGCCGATCCGGCAGCTGGCCTCCGACGCGGCCGTATACGGGCTCAGTACGCTTCTGGCCCGGTCCGTGAACTACTTGCTTGTGCCCTTCTACACGAACGTCTTTGAGCCCTCCGATTACGGGGTGATCAGCGTCGTCTACGCGGCCCTCGTATTTGGCAACATCCTCTTTACCTACGGCATGGAGTCTAGCTACTTGCGCCATGCCGCGGCCGCGGACGCCTGCCGAGCCCAGCTGGTCTTCAGCACGGCTTTCTGGAGTCTGCTCCTCAGCGCATTAGGCCTCTCGCTTGCGCTCGTTTCGCTGGCTGCTCCCGTGGCCCAGTTGTTGGGGTTGGGGATGAGGCATCGGGATCTGGTTTACTGGATGGCCCTTGTGCTGTTTCTGGACACCGTGGCCGTGGTGCCCATGGCTTCCCTGCGCCTTAAGCGGCGGGCCTGGCTGTATGCGGGGCTGCGAACCGGAAACGTGCTGCTCAATGTGCTGCTCAATCTGGGGCTCATTCTGGCCCTGGGCTGGGGGGTGGAGGCCGTGCTGGCAAGCAACGCGGCCGCCAGTCTAGCTCTGGCCGCGTTCTCCCTGATCTTAGAGCGCGGCCAGTTGCGGTGCGTCTTCGATCGGGGGCTTTGGCGGGCTATGTTGGGCTTCGGACTGCCCTTTGTGCCCACCGGATTGGGTTACGCGATTTCCGAAAGCGTCGATCGGCTGTTCCTTGTGCGCATGCCGCAGGAGGCCGCTGCCCGCCTGTACGGGGCCGATACCACCCCTGTGGAGGTGGCCGGCATATACGGGGCCTGCTACAAGCTGGGCGTTTTCATGCTGCTGTACGTGCAGATGTTTCGCCTAGCCTGGCAGCCGTTTTTTCTGGAGCGGGGCCGCGATCCCAAAGCGCCGACCCTTTTTGCGCGCATCTTTACGCTGTTCACCGCTCTGGGAGCCCTGCTGTTCTTGGCCGTTTCGTTTTTCGTTCGGGATCTGGTGCGGATCGGTCTGCCTATCGGCGGGCGCATGCGCTACGTAGTAGACCCCGCCTACTGGGAAGGGCTTTTCATTGTGCCCTTGATTCTGCTTGCGTATCTGGCCCAAGGATGGTACGTGTACGCGTCGGCGGGGGTGTTTCTGCGCAATCGCACGCGCGATCTTCCCTGGATCACCTTGGGCGGGGCCCTGCTTACGCTCGCGGGCAACGCCTGGGGGGTGCCCCGCTATGGAATGGCCGCCTCCGCCTGGACGACCCTGCTGAGCTACCTTGCCATGGCCGTCGCGCTGCTGGCCCGAGCTCAGCGCTACTATCCCATACCCTTCGCGTGGCGGGATCTCGGGGGCATCTGCTTGATTACGGCTTTAGCTTACGCGCTCTTTCTGTGGCTGGATCCGGCCTTGGGAGGGCGCATCCTGTTGCTTCTTTTCGCGATCGGCTCTTTTATTGCTTTCGGGTGGCTACCGGGCCGAAAGGGCTCAGGATGGGGCGCCAGTTGAGCGTGCTTGCTCTGCTTAGCTGTTTCGCTTTGGCTTGTTCGGCGGGCCGAAACCTCTGGGTCGGTTCTCTAGAGGTGACGGGTCATGAGCCGTTTACGGAACTGGCCCTGGTTACCGATTCCGGAGAGCGGTATCTGCTTCGCGTATCGGAGGCCGACCGCGAGGCTCTGCAGGCCCGTCTGCCGGCGCGCGTACAAGTGCGAGGGCGCCTAGAGGAAGGCGAATGGTACGGACAGAAGCGAAGTTGGATCCGCGTTCATTCCTGGAAGGTCGTGGCCTCTAGCAGGGAGCCGTAGGGCATGCGCTGGGTTGGACTTACCTTTCTGTTCGCGGGGATGCTTTCCAGTTGGGCTGAAGCTCAAGAAAGCACCCTCAGACTCCCTAGTGGCGACGCAGAGCCCCCGGTCATATGCGTAAGTCCTTGGCTGAACGAGCAAGCCGAAGCGCGCGCCGCCTTAGCCGAGTTTCGGACGCTTGCGCAGCAGCGCGATGAGCTGCTGCGCTCCTTAAGGCGCACAGCTGAGCTCGTCCGCTCCTCAGATCCAAGGCGCGCCGCACAGCTTGAGGCCGCCTGGGCTCAGGGCCTACCTCTGCCCGGTATGCAGAGCCTGCCCGTATCGGTGGGGCAGAACCGGACCTTCAAGGTCTACAACTTCCAGACGCGCATCTACGATAACGTCTCCTTTACCCTTCGAGGGCTGGGGGACCTAGCCGAGGTATGGGTGGCCGATGATCAGTGGGGGGAGGGCAAGATCAACGAAAGCGTCGTACAAGCTATCCTGCGCGCGCTGGAGCGCGAAACCCCCCCGGGCTCCTACGATCCCGGTCGCGGTATTTTGGCCATCGAGCAAGAGGTCTTCGGACAGCCCCCCAACGTGGACGGATCCGGTAAGCTCAAGGTGCTCTTGCTCGACATCCAAGACGGCTGGTCGGAGGGCTCCAACGCCGGCTATGTAGCCGGCTTCTTTAACGGCGTGGACCTTAGCCCCACCAATCCGAACAGCAACCGCGCCGATATACTGTACGTGGACACCTATCCGGGCATTTTCCGGCAGAACCGACCGCCGGATCCCAATCGCCCCCTGAACACCGTCGCACACGAATACCAGCATCTTATTCACGCCCG
This genomic window contains:
- the aroQ gene encoding type II 3-dehydroquinate dehydratase gives rise to the protein MKILILNGPNLNLLGQREPAWYGTESLQELIAWLQEAFSEHELLHFHSNHEGALIDRLHAARQEGVEGAVLNAGALAHTSYALRDAIAAATFPVIEVHLSNIYAREPFRHRSVLAPVCAGLIAGLGPWSYYLAVLYLTRARS
- a CDS encoding oligosaccharide flippase family protein, whose amino-acid sequence is MAAPSPIRQLASDAAVYGLSTLLARSVNYLLVPFYTNVFEPSDYGVISVVYAALVFGNILFTYGMESSYLRHAAAADACRAQLVFSTAFWSLLLSALGLSLALVSLAAPVAQLLGLGMRHRDLVYWMALVLFLDTVAVVPMASLRLKRRAWLYAGLRTGNVLLNVLLNLGLILALGWGVEAVLASNAAASLALAAFSLILERGQLRCVFDRGLWRAMLGFGLPFVPTGLGYAISESVDRLFLVRMPQEAAARLYGADTTPVEVAGIYGACYKLGVFMLLYVQMFRLAWQPFFLERGRDPKAPTLFARIFTLFTALGALLFLAVSFFVRDLVRIGLPIGGRMRYVVDPAYWEGLFIVPLILLAYLAQGWYVYASAGVFLRNRTRDLPWITLGGALLTLAGNAWGVPRYGMAASAWTTLLSYLAMAVALLARAQRYYPIPFAWRDLGGICLITALAYALFLWLDPALGGRILLLLFAIGSFIAFGWLPGRKGSGWGAS